One window of the Nocardia huaxiensis genome contains the following:
- a CDS encoding sterol desaturase family protein → MTPNNPDRAVGKAEIDRRAQARLAADDAESSRRTKLSLHDAFREFLRHPSPWIIAGMLAAALIARIVVGDWQLTDALVPVVMLALFPVVEWLIHVFILHWRPRTIGRVTLDSLLARKHREHHSNPRELPLIFIPWQTFLWLLPALVAIALLAFPRPALGLTFLVLVGLLGLNYEWTHYLIHTDYQPSGRIYRAVRKNHRLHHFKNEHYWFTVTSSGTADRVLRTYPDPARTPNSPTAKALHAGGSA, encoded by the coding sequence ATGACCCCGAACAACCCTGATCGCGCCGTCGGCAAGGCCGAGATCGACCGTCGCGCGCAAGCCCGCCTGGCTGCCGACGACGCCGAATCATCCCGCCGCACAAAGCTTTCCCTGCACGACGCCTTCCGCGAATTCCTCCGCCACCCCTCGCCGTGGATCATCGCCGGCATGCTCGCCGCAGCCCTCATCGCTCGAATAGTGGTGGGCGACTGGCAGCTCACCGACGCCCTCGTCCCCGTCGTCATGCTGGCCCTGTTCCCGGTGGTGGAATGGCTCATCCACGTGTTCATCCTGCACTGGCGTCCCCGCACCATCGGCCGGGTCACCCTGGATTCCCTGCTGGCGCGCAAACACCGTGAGCACCACTCGAATCCGCGCGAACTCCCGCTCATCTTCATCCCCTGGCAGACCTTCCTCTGGCTCCTGCCCGCCCTGGTCGCCATCGCCCTGCTGGCCTTCCCGCGCCCGGCCCTCGGCCTGACCTTCCTCGTCCTGGTGGGCCTGCTCGGCCTCAACTACGAGTGGACCCACTACCTCATCCACACCGACTACCAGCCGTCCGGCCGCATCTACCGCGCCGTCCGCAAGAACCACCGCCTGCACCACTTCAAAAACGAGCACTACTGGTTCACGGTCACCAGTTCGGGCACGGCCGATCGTGTCCTGCGCACCTACCCCGACCCGGCGCGAACCCCCAACTCGCCCACCGCGAAAGCCCTGCACGCCGGCGGCTCGGCCTGA
- a CDS encoding FadR/GntR family transcriptional regulator — protein sequence MALKRIDRRTVPDEVFDQLVDTVLDGELEPGATLPAERQLAEALGVSRPTVREALQRLAHTGLVEVRQGGGTTVRDFRRFGGLDMLPRLIFRRGELDHAVIRSILETREAMGREIAGLAAERAGDTIAPALRSALDDLVAHQDPIAQQHAALIFWDHLVDAADSIVYRLMFNNLRAVYEPAMAALATVMVAEVSHVERYRALATAVTAGDALAARTAATELLSLATTEFATLIRRLQEAPHDPEQP from the coding sequence ATGGCGCTGAAGCGGATCGACCGCAGGACCGTTCCCGACGAAGTCTTCGATCAGCTCGTGGACACCGTCCTGGACGGGGAGCTGGAACCCGGTGCGACCCTGCCCGCCGAGCGTCAGCTGGCCGAAGCCCTGGGCGTATCCCGCCCGACCGTGCGCGAAGCGCTACAGCGGCTCGCTCACACCGGTCTGGTGGAGGTGCGCCAGGGCGGCGGCACCACGGTCCGCGATTTCCGCCGTTTCGGCGGCCTGGACATGCTGCCGCGCCTGATCTTCCGCCGTGGCGAACTCGACCACGCGGTCATCCGCAGCATTCTGGAGACCCGCGAGGCCATGGGCCGCGAGATCGCCGGGCTGGCTGCCGAGCGTGCGGGCGACACCATCGCCCCCGCTCTGCGCTCCGCGCTGGACGACCTTGTCGCACACCAGGATCCGATCGCCCAGCAGCACGCGGCCCTCATCTTCTGGGATCACCTGGTCGATGCCGCCGACTCCATCGTCTACCGGCTCATGTTCAACAACCTGCGCGCCGTCTACGAACCCGCCATGGCGGCCCTGGCCACCGTTATGGTCGCCGAGGTGAGCCATGTCGAGCGCTACCGCGCCCTCGCCACCGCCGTGACCGCGGGCGACGCCCTGGCGGCCCGCACCGCCGCCACCGAGCTCTTGTCCTTGGCGACAACGGAATTCGCCACCCTCATCCGCCGTCTACAGGAGGCGCCCCATGACCCCGAACAACCCTGA
- a CDS encoding EamA family transporter: MPPTALVLGGIVSVQLGAAFAKQLFGATGPAGAVSLRLGFAGIILLIIWRSALRIDRRAIPVVLAYGAVLGSMNLCFYEAIDRIPLGMAVTIEFLGPLAVALAGSRKWIDPVWALLAGGGVLLLTQADGPVSMAGVLLALAAGGFWAGYILLTARLGERTSGGGGLALAMAFGGLLMAPAGIFEAGTALLDPAVLAVGFAVALLSSVVPYSLELEALRRIPPRVFGILMSLEPAVAAMAGLLVLGQVLGVGQWAGVVCVVAASAGATRTGTPD, from the coding sequence ATGCCGCCCACCGCATTGGTTTTGGGCGGCATCGTCAGCGTCCAGCTGGGCGCGGCCTTCGCCAAACAGCTGTTCGGCGCGACCGGTCCGGCCGGGGCGGTGAGTCTGCGGCTGGGTTTCGCGGGCATCATCCTGCTGATCATCTGGCGGTCCGCGCTGCGCATCGACCGCCGCGCGATTCCGGTCGTGCTCGCCTACGGCGCGGTGCTGGGGTCGATGAACCTCTGTTTCTACGAGGCGATCGACCGCATTCCCCTCGGCATGGCGGTGACCATCGAATTCCTCGGCCCCCTGGCCGTCGCCCTTGCCGGTTCGCGCAAATGGATCGACCCCGTGTGGGCATTGCTGGCCGGAGGCGGTGTCCTATTACTCACCCAGGCCGACGGCCCGGTCTCCATGGCCGGTGTCCTGCTGGCCCTCGCGGCCGGTGGATTCTGGGCGGGCTACATCCTGCTCACCGCCCGGCTCGGTGAACGCACCAGTGGCGGAGGCGGTTTGGCGCTCGCCATGGCCTTCGGCGGTCTGCTCATGGCCCCCGCCGGCATCTTCGAAGCGGGCACCGCCCTGCTCGATCCCGCTGTTCTCGCAGTCGGTTTCGCGGTCGCCCTGCTCTCCTCGGTGGTGCCGTACTCCCTGGAACTCGAAGCGCTGCGCCGCATTCCGCCGCGCGTCTTCGGCATCCTCATGAGCCTGGAACCCGCCGTGGCCGCCATGGCGGGCCTGCTCGTCCTGGGTCAGGTCCTCGGCGTCGGCCAGTGGGCAGGCGTCGTCTGCGTCGTCGCGGCCTCGGCGGGAGCCACCCGCACCGGCACCCCGGACTGA